Proteins from a single region of Akkermansiaceae bacterium:
- a CDS encoding sulfatase gives MRLLKFIAPVFLAAQMLCAAEKPNILFIFTDDLGAADLACTGSDLYRTPNLDKLAAQGVTFTRGYSSAHVCSPTRAALQSGKTPARLHMTDFLRGHQKPYAKLLVPDWTMGLPTTENSFAKVVRPQGYVSAWFGKWHAGEGAQQHGYDAGNQSWKENTKDEPTDPKGVFTLNKEAMDFIEKNPGKPFFIGMSHYSPHGPVRFDPAVRDEYQKIVDAKPDLKQKNAGYAAMIEALDASIGQMLDFLDEKDLAKNTIVIFTSDNGGELNFTNNAPLRMGKGSLYEGGVRVPVIARWPGHLKPGTTNETRVSSIDFLPTIAALVGAPVPSGLDGKDLSAAFSNGETLDRGNLYWHYPHYHATRPSGSILSGDWKLIEWFETGKTELYNIAADPREEKDLAVENPEKAAALLADLKKWREEVGAQMMKENPQYDPARETEGPPKKVNKKKEEAKAEKKKPGNPDNQKKEKKPKAEKAPK, from the coding sequence ATGAGACTATTGAAGTTCATCGCCCCGGTCTTTCTCGCAGCGCAGATGCTCTGCGCCGCGGAAAAGCCGAACATCCTGTTCATATTCACCGATGACCTCGGTGCCGCCGATCTGGCGTGCACGGGGTCCGATCTCTACCGGACACCAAACCTCGACAAGCTCGCGGCGCAGGGTGTGACCTTCACCCGTGGCTACTCCTCCGCACACGTCTGCTCCCCCACGAGGGCAGCCCTGCAGAGCGGAAAGACGCCCGCTCGCCTGCACATGACCGACTTCCTCCGTGGTCACCAGAAGCCGTATGCGAAGCTGTTGGTGCCGGACTGGACCATGGGTCTGCCCACCACGGAGAACAGCTTCGCCAAGGTGGTGAGGCCCCAGGGCTATGTGTCCGCCTGGTTCGGGAAATGGCATGCCGGTGAGGGAGCGCAGCAGCATGGCTATGACGCGGGCAACCAGAGCTGGAAGGAGAACACGAAGGACGAGCCGACAGATCCCAAGGGTGTCTTCACTCTCAACAAGGAAGCGATGGACTTCATCGAGAAAAACCCGGGCAAGCCGTTCTTCATCGGCATGTCGCACTACTCGCCGCACGGCCCGGTGCGTTTCGACCCGGCGGTGCGTGACGAATACCAGAAGATCGTTGATGCGAAGCCGGACCTCAAACAGAAGAACGCGGGCTACGCGGCGATGATCGAGGCGCTGGACGCCAGCATCGGCCAGATGCTCGACTTCCTCGACGAGAAGGACTTGGCGAAGAACACCATCGTCATCTTCACCTCGGACAACGGCGGTGAGCTGAACTTCACGAACAACGCTCCGCTCCGCATGGGCAAGGGCAGCCTCTATGAAGGTGGCGTCCGCGTTCCGGTCATCGCCCGCTGGCCCGGGCACCTGAAGCCGGGAACGACCAATGAAACCCGGGTGAGCAGCATCGACTTCCTGCCGACCATCGCGGCCCTCGTGGGTGCGCCGGTGCCATCGGGATTGGATGGAAAGGATCTTTCCGCCGCTTTTTCGAATGGCGAAACCCTCGACCGGGGCAACCTGTATTGGCACTACCCGCACTACCATGCGACCCGGCCATCCGGCTCGATCCTGAGCGGCGACTGGAAGCTCATCGAGTGGTTCGAGACGGGCAAGACGGAGCTTTACAACATCGCGGCCGACCCAAGGGAGGAAAAGGATCTCGCGGTGGAAAACCCGGAGAAGGCCGCGGCGTTGCTGGCGGACCTGAAGAAGTGGCGCGAAGAGGTGGGCGCGCAGATGATGAAGGAGAACCCGCAGTATGATCCGGCCCGCGAAACCGAAGGCCCGCCGAAAAAGGTGAACAAGAAGAAGGAGGAGGCGAAGGCCGAGAAGAAGAAGCCCGGCAACCCCGACAACCAGAAAAAGGAGAAGAAGCCGAAGGCGGAGAAAGCTCCGAAATAA
- a CDS encoding prepilin-type N-terminal cleavage/methylation domain-containing protein, which translates to MIKTHRRGFTLIELLVVISIVAILSTLAAVMAPKILKKSAQTKTVQSMQRMASSLTLYANDHANRIPPPMTPASENEEKDDIYWFTWLEEQTSGKSLDDLLKDGYWKQTKSSDFVNPTIPKKDLKHDSVGYAMNGQLATNIALTRDEKLEPDVALSTPVNLLTVRNPERTPIIRPHWTWAYTGNKAEGSDKKLLPFLAGGTLPVLFLDGHVETMTPLAYATRGLHEVPKVEDGKDN; encoded by the coding sequence ATGATCAAAACCCATCGTCGCGGCTTCACGCTCATCGAACTCCTCGTGGTCATTTCCATCGTCGCCATATTGTCCACGCTGGCGGCGGTGATGGCTCCGAAAATCCTGAAAAAAAGCGCCCAGACGAAGACCGTCCAGTCCATGCAGCGGATGGCGTCTTCCCTGACCCTCTACGCGAACGACCACGCGAACCGCATCCCGCCGCCGATGACCCCCGCCTCCGAAAACGAGGAGAAGGATGACATCTACTGGTTCACCTGGCTTGAGGAGCAGACCTCCGGCAAGAGCCTCGATGACCTGCTGAAGGACGGATACTGGAAGCAGACGAAAAGCAGCGACTTCGTGAACCCGACGATCCCGAAGAAGGATCTGAAGCATGATTCCGTGGGCTATGCAATGAACGGCCAGCTTGCCACGAACATCGCCCTCACCCGCGATGAGAAGCTCGAACCTGACGTGGCGTTGAGCACCCCGGTCAACCTCCTCACCGTCCGCAACCCGGAAAGAACACCGATCATCCGCCCGCACTGGACCTGGGCCTACACCGGCAACAAGGCGGAAGGCTCGGACAAGAAGCTCCTGCCGTTCCTCGCGGGCGGCACTCTCCCCGTACTTTTCCTGGACGGCCATGTCGAGACGATGACACCACTCGCTTACGCGACCAGGGGCCTGCACGAAGTCCCGAAGGTGGAGGACGGCAAGGACAACTGA
- a CDS encoding sulfatase yields the protein MKFPLFLLIASSLSAFAETVKPNFLFVLTDDQRWDAISAVQKEQGDKARFPWLKTPVLDRLKSQGAIFRNSFVTTSLCSPGRASLLTGQYAHTHGVSNNHTPLPADSITYASVLKANGYHTGYIGKWHMGTQPERPGFDFSASFQGQGKFFDCPVTIRKDGEVKKVIEPKWIDDASADHAIGFLRENKNRPFLLTVGFKSVHGPREPHADFKEEYDGEKANPVPNLKSPAPFRPEGVNEPRNTAPGNPKMLDYFRTLTSADRSFGRILDELDALGLDKNTIVIFTSDNGYYLGEHGLGDKRSAYEESLRVPLLIRSPFHKITGKEITPDVLNIDLAPTIVDLAGIKLPESFQGRSLRPLLEESPPADWRESFLYEYFYERNFRNPTILGLRSTKGKIITYPENPQWNELFDLGEDPYETTNHYNNPAKAGLRKELEAGLEKQKLDTGYKIPSTADPDESGKERPKRRTQREPEP from the coding sequence ATGAAATTCCCTCTTTTTCTCCTCATCGCCTCCTCGCTGTCCGCGTTCGCGGAAACCGTGAAGCCGAACTTCCTGTTCGTCCTCACGGATGACCAGCGGTGGGATGCCATCTCCGCCGTGCAGAAGGAACAGGGCGACAAGGCCCGCTTCCCGTGGCTGAAGACACCGGTGCTCGACCGCCTGAAGTCACAGGGAGCCATCTTCCGGAACTCCTTCGTCACCACGTCTCTCTGCTCCCCCGGCAGGGCCAGTCTGCTGACGGGACAGTATGCCCACACCCACGGCGTCTCCAACAACCACACGCCGCTCCCCGCCGACAGCATCACCTATGCCTCCGTCCTGAAGGCGAACGGCTACCACACCGGCTACATCGGCAAGTGGCACATGGGAACGCAACCGGAGCGGCCCGGCTTCGACTTCTCCGCCAGCTTCCAGGGCCAGGGGAAATTCTTCGATTGCCCCGTGACCATCCGCAAGGACGGTGAGGTGAAGAAGGTGATCGAGCCGAAATGGATCGATGACGCTTCCGCGGACCACGCCATCGGTTTCCTCCGGGAGAACAAGAACCGCCCGTTCCTGCTGACCGTGGGCTTCAAGTCCGTGCACGGCCCGCGTGAACCCCATGCGGACTTCAAGGAGGAATACGACGGGGAGAAAGCGAACCCTGTCCCCAATCTGAAGTCACCCGCGCCTTTCCGCCCGGAGGGTGTCAACGAGCCGCGCAACACCGCACCCGGGAATCCGAAGATGCTGGACTACTTCCGCACCCTCACCAGCGCGGACCGCAGCTTTGGCCGCATCCTGGATGAGCTGGACGCGCTCGGTCTCGACAAGAACACCATCGTCATCTTCACCAGTGACAACGGCTACTACCTCGGCGAACACGGGCTGGGTGACAAACGCTCCGCCTATGAGGAATCCCTGCGCGTACCGCTGCTGATCCGCTCCCCGTTCCACAAGATCACGGGCAAGGAGATCACGCCCGATGTCCTCAACATCGACCTCGCGCCCACCATCGTGGACCTCGCCGGCATCAAATTGCCCGAGTCCTTCCAGGGCCGCAGCCTCCGTCCATTGCTGGAGGAAAGCCCACCGGCAGATTGGCGTGAATCCTTCCTCTACGAATACTTCTACGAACGGAACTTCCGCAATCCCACCATCCTGGGCCTGCGCTCCACCAAGGGAAAAATCATCACCTACCCGGAAAACCCGCAGTGGAACGAACTCTTCGACCTGGGGGAAGATCCCTACGAGACCACCAACCACTACAACAATCCCGCCAAAGCCGGCCTCCGCAAGGAACTGGAGGCCGGGCTGGAAAAGCAGAAGCTCGATACCGGCTACAAGATCCCATCCACCGCGGATCCGGATGAGTCCGGCAAGGAAAGGCCGAAGCGCCGGACGCAGCGCGAGCCGGAACCTTGA